A window from Streptomyces sp. NBC_00271 encodes these proteins:
- a CDS encoding glycine--tRNA ligase produces the protein MAADKIDTIVSLSKRRGFVFPSSEIYGGQRAAWDYGPLGVELKENIKRQWWRYMVTSREDVVGIDSSVILATEVWVASGHVATFTDPLTECTSCHKRYRADHLEEAYEAKHGRLPENGLADLNCPNCGNKGTFTEPKQFSGLLTTHLGPTQDSGSVAYLRPETAQGIFTNFAQVQQTSRRKPPFGIAQMGKSFRNEITPGNFIFRTREFEQMEMEFFVKPGEDEKWQEYWMQERWNWYTGLGLREENMRWFEHPKEKLSHYSKRTADIEYRFSFGGNEWGELEGVANRTDYDLGAHSKASGQDLSYFDQEAGERWTPYVIEPAAGVGRAMLAFLLDAYVEDEAPNAKGKMEKRTVLRLDPRLAPVKVAVLPLSRNPELSPKAKGLATALRQHWNIDFDDAGAIGRRYRRQDEIGTPFCVTVDFDTLDDNAVTVRERDSMKQERVSLDQIEGYLAARLIGC, from the coding sequence GTGGCCGCCGACAAGATCGACACCATCGTCAGCCTGAGCAAGCGCCGTGGCTTCGTTTTCCCCAGTAGTGAGATCTACGGCGGACAGCGTGCCGCCTGGGACTACGGCCCGCTCGGCGTCGAGCTCAAGGAGAACATCAAGCGTCAGTGGTGGCGCTACATGGTCACCTCCCGCGAGGACGTCGTCGGTATCGACTCGTCGGTGATCCTGGCGACCGAGGTCTGGGTCGCGTCGGGGCATGTCGCCACCTTCACCGACCCGCTCACCGAGTGCACCTCCTGCCACAAGCGCTACCGCGCCGACCACCTGGAGGAGGCCTACGAGGCGAAGCACGGCCGCCTCCCGGAGAACGGCCTCGCCGACCTCAACTGCCCCAACTGCGGCAACAAGGGCACGTTCACCGAGCCCAAGCAGTTCTCGGGCCTGCTCACCACCCACCTCGGCCCCACGCAGGACAGCGGCTCCGTCGCCTACCTGCGCCCCGAGACGGCCCAGGGCATCTTCACCAACTTCGCCCAGGTCCAGCAGACCTCGCGCCGCAAGCCGCCCTTCGGCATCGCGCAGATGGGCAAGTCCTTCCGCAACGAGATCACGCCCGGCAACTTCATCTTCCGCACCCGCGAGTTCGAGCAGATGGAGATGGAGTTCTTCGTCAAGCCGGGCGAGGACGAGAAGTGGCAGGAGTACTGGATGCAGGAGCGCTGGAACTGGTACACCGGCCTCGGTCTGCGCGAAGAGAACATGCGCTGGTTCGAGCACCCCAAGGAGAAGCTCTCCCACTACTCCAAGCGCACCGCCGACATCGAGTACCGCTTCAGCTTCGGCGGCAACGAGTGGGGTGAGCTGGAGGGCGTCGCCAACCGCACCGACTACGACCTCGGCGCGCACTCCAAGGCCTCCGGCCAGGACCTCTCCTACTTCGACCAGGAGGCCGGCGAGCGCTGGACTCCGTACGTCATCGAGCCCGCCGCCGGTGTCGGCCGCGCGATGCTGGCGTTCCTCCTGGACGCCTACGTCGAGGACGAGGCCCCCAACGCCAAGGGCAAGATGGAGAAGCGCACGGTGCTGCGCCTCGACCCGCGCCTCGCGCCGGTCAAGGTCGCCGTCCTCCCGCTCTCCCGCAACCCCGAGCTGTCCCCGAAGGCCAAGGGCCTCGCCACGGCCCTGCGCCAGCACTGGAACATCGACTTCGACGACGCGGGCGCCATCGGCCGCCGCTACCGTCGCCAGGACGAGATCGGCACCCCGTTCTGCGTCACGGTCGACTTCGACACCCTCGACGACAACGCCGTCACGGTGCGCGAGCGCGACTCGATGAAGCAGGAGCGCGTCTCCCTCGACCAGATCGAGGGCTACCTGGCCGCGCGCCTGATCGGCTGCTGA
- a CDS encoding GNAT family N-acetyltransferase, with product MIEDGAGVVDGRVAGEQGESGEAASPREVCWRGRGVAFAPLDVDDAELIHVWRSDPVAAHEIGIWPRSLSAVRERIERDRDEHDRDDFLVLLPDGTPIGHIALTDQDMVDGTAEIMLLLDPDHRGRGHGTDAVDALVDLAFGELPMHRVQAVTHTTNTGALGVLARAGFVQEGVRRSACLHRGRRYDVAVLALLRDEWQEFTRPRSWDVLITGQ from the coding sequence ATGATCGAGGACGGGGCAGGGGTTGTGGACGGGCGCGTCGCCGGGGAGCAAGGGGAGAGCGGGGAGGCGGCATCGCCTCGGGAGGTTTGCTGGCGGGGTAGGGGCGTCGCCTTCGCGCCGCTCGACGTCGACGACGCGGAGCTGATCCATGTGTGGCGTTCCGACCCCGTGGCCGCCCATGAAATCGGCATATGGCCGCGTTCCCTTTCTGCCGTGCGCGAGCGCATCGAGCGCGACCGCGACGAGCACGACCGCGACGACTTCCTCGTCCTGCTCCCCGACGGCACGCCGATCGGCCACATCGCCCTGACGGACCAGGACATGGTTGACGGCACAGCCGAGATCATGCTGCTTCTGGACCCCGATCACCGGGGCCGGGGTCATGGCACGGACGCCGTTGACGCGCTGGTCGACCTCGCCTTCGGTGAACTACCCATGCACCGCGTCCAGGCGGTCACCCACACCACCAATACAGGGGCCCTCGGCGTCCTGGCCAGGGCAGGGTTCGTTCAGGAGGGGGTGCGCCGCTCCGCCTGCCTGCACCGGGGCCGCCGATACGACGTCGCGGTGCTGGCCCTGCTCCGGGACGAGTGGCAGGAGTTCACCCGCCCCCGGTCCTGGGACGTGCTGATCACCGGCCAGTGA
- a CDS encoding TetR/AcrR family transcriptional regulator — protein MRLEGTMTQARPLRADAVRNRKKILDAAHLLITRHGPEVPMDAIAEAAGVAVGTLYRHYPTKTDLVGAVLSRHVERMTLVVEEAADRVRAGEHAMTELTALVSRVIEAAAQDHAVKAAAQGVGASYAPENDTRAAAALTELITAGQADGDLHADVTVADFYLLLATAPLEQPREVRERWLTLILPGFTAGAR, from the coding sequence ATGAGACTGGAGGGCACGATGACCCAGGCCCGGCCGCTGCGCGCCGACGCGGTCCGCAACCGCAAGAAGATCCTCGACGCGGCGCATCTGCTGATCACGCGGCACGGCCCCGAGGTGCCCATGGACGCGATCGCCGAGGCTGCCGGGGTGGCGGTGGGCACGCTCTACCGGCACTACCCCACGAAGACCGATCTCGTCGGCGCGGTCCTGTCCCGGCATGTCGAGCGGATGACCCTCGTCGTGGAGGAGGCGGCGGATCGCGTACGGGCGGGGGAGCACGCCATGACCGAGCTCACCGCGCTCGTCTCCCGCGTCATCGAGGCCGCGGCCCAGGACCACGCGGTGAAGGCCGCCGCGCAGGGAGTCGGCGCCTCGTACGCGCCCGAGAACGACACGCGTGCGGCCGCCGCACTGACCGAGCTCATCACCGCCGGCCAGGCGGACGGTGACCTCCACGCGGACGTCACCGTCGCCGACTTCTACCTCCTGCTGGCCACCGCTCCCCTCGAGCAGCCACGCGAGGTCCGCGAGCGCTGGCTCACCCTCATCCTTCCGGGCTTCACTGCGGGGGCGCGCTGA
- a CDS encoding oxidoreductase: MSSKVALVTGASSGIGEVTALKLQELGYTVYGAARRVERMSRLAEAGVHVLPMDVTDTASMQAGVDGIIAESGRIDVLVNNAGYGSYGAIEDVPLDEARAQFEVNIFGAARLIQLVLPHMRAQRSGTIVNISSMGGKIHTPLGGWYHGTKFALEGLSDCLRMELKPFGVDVVIVEPGAIRTEWGGIAADNLRKTSGDTAYAVQADAMAESLGSESTARRSSPPSVIADTVAKAVTARRPRTRYAVGFGARPLIFLRRALPDRAYDALVARAMGTPTGARH; encoded by the coding sequence ATGTCCAGCAAGGTCGCCCTGGTCACCGGTGCCTCCTCCGGTATCGGTGAAGTCACCGCACTCAAGCTCCAGGAGCTCGGATACACCGTGTACGGCGCTGCCCGCCGGGTGGAACGGATGTCCCGGCTCGCCGAGGCAGGCGTCCACGTCCTGCCCATGGACGTCACCGACACCGCCTCGATGCAGGCGGGTGTCGACGGGATCATCGCCGAATCGGGTCGTATCGACGTCCTGGTGAACAACGCGGGGTACGGGTCCTACGGGGCCATCGAGGACGTACCGCTGGATGAGGCGCGGGCCCAGTTCGAGGTCAACATCTTCGGCGCCGCCCGTCTGATCCAGCTCGTACTGCCGCACATGCGGGCGCAGCGGAGCGGCACGATCGTCAACATCTCGTCCATGGGCGGCAAGATCCACACCCCGCTGGGCGGTTGGTACCACGGAACGAAGTTCGCCCTCGAAGGGCTCAGCGACTGCCTGCGCATGGAGCTCAAGCCGTTCGGCGTCGACGTGGTCATCGTCGAGCCCGGAGCCATCAGGACGGAGTGGGGCGGTATCGCCGCGGACAACCTGCGCAAGACCTCCGGCGACACCGCGTACGCCGTGCAGGCCGACGCGATGGCCGAGTCCCTGGGCTCCGAGAGCACCGCCCGGCGCAGCTCCCCGCCCTCGGTCATCGCCGACACCGTCGCCAAGGCCGTCACGGCTCGCCGCCCCAGGACCCGTTACGCCGTCGGTTTCGGGGCCAGGCCTCTCATCTTCCTGCGCCGCGCCCTGCCCGACCGCGCCTACGACGCGCTCGTCGCCCGCGCCATGGGCACCCCGACCGGCGCTCGCCACTAG
- a CDS encoding chitinase: MIRRKLRLFVLALTAAVLAPLSVATAPTASAADTCAVKSRPSGKVLQGYWENWDGSSNGVHPPFGWTPITDSRIAAHGYNVINAAFPVIRSDGTALWEDGMDTGVKVATPAEMCAAKASGQTILLSIGGAAAGIDLSSSAVADRFVATIVPILKKYNFDGIDIDIETGLVGSGSIGQLSTSQANLTRIIDGVLSQMPANFGLTMAPETAYVTGGSVTYASIWGAYLPIVKKYADNGRLWWLNMQYYNGSMYGCSGDSYSAGTVQGFTAQTDCLNKGLVVQGTTIKVPYDKQVPGLPAQSGAGGGYMSPSLVSQAWRHYGTGLKGLMTWSINWDGSKNWTFGDNVKALQGR; encoded by the coding sequence ATGATCCGTCGGAAGCTGCGCCTGTTCGTCCTCGCACTCACCGCAGCCGTCCTCGCCCCACTGTCGGTCGCCACCGCCCCCACCGCATCCGCCGCCGACACCTGCGCCGTGAAGTCCCGCCCGTCCGGGAAGGTTCTCCAGGGCTACTGGGAGAACTGGGACGGCTCTTCCAACGGAGTGCACCCGCCGTTCGGATGGACGCCGATCACCGACTCCCGTATCGCCGCGCACGGCTACAACGTGATCAACGCGGCGTTCCCGGTCATCCGCTCCGACGGCACGGCGCTGTGGGAGGACGGGATGGACACCGGTGTGAAGGTCGCGACGCCGGCGGAGATGTGCGCGGCCAAGGCGTCCGGGCAGACGATCCTGCTGTCGATCGGCGGGGCGGCGGCGGGCATCGACCTCAGTTCCTCCGCCGTCGCGGACAGGTTCGTCGCGACGATCGTGCCGATCCTGAAGAAGTACAACTTCGACGGTATCGACATCGACATCGAGACGGGCCTGGTCGGCAGTGGCAGCATCGGCCAACTCTCCACGTCCCAGGCCAACCTGACCCGGATCATCGACGGCGTGCTGTCGCAGATGCCGGCCAACTTCGGGCTGACCATGGCGCCGGAGACCGCGTACGTCACGGGCGGCAGCGTCACGTACGCCTCGATCTGGGGCGCGTATCTGCCGATCGTCAAGAAGTACGCGGACAACGGGCGCCTGTGGTGGCTGAACATGCAGTACTACAACGGCAGCATGTACGGATGCTCCGGCGACTCCTACTCCGCGGGCACCGTTCAGGGCTTCACCGCGCAGACCGACTGCCTGAACAAGGGGCTGGTCGTGCAGGGCACCACCATCAAGGTGCCCTATGACAAGCAGGTCCCGGGTCTGCCCGCCCAGTCGGGCGCCGGCGGCGGCTACATGTCACCGAGCCTGGTCTCCCAGGCGTGGCGGCACTACGGCACCGGCCTCAAGGGCCTGATGACCTGGTCGATCAACTGGGACGGCTCGAAGAACTGGACCTTCGGCGACAACGTCAAGGCGCTGCAGGGCCGTTGA